The Quercus robur chromosome 3, dhQueRobu3.1, whole genome shotgun sequence DNA segment AATGCGCTGGCTCACACTCTCGGGTGCCCAATAACCTGGCGTACCGACAATCCCAAGGGTGGGGATGAGGATGCCTTCATCGGAGCTGCGCTTGTATTGCATAGCAAGACCAAAATCACCAAGCTTTCCCTGAAATTCAGAATCCAATAAGATATTGCCTGGCTTGATGTCTCTGTGAATTATAACCTGTTCCAGCTCCTCATGTAAATATAAAAGCCCCGATGCTACACCTTTAATAATCTTGAACCTTTTCTCCCAGCTGAGGATTGTTTGATCCTCTTTAAAAAGGTGCTTGTCCAAGCTTCCATGCTTCATATATTCATATACAATTAACAGATCACCATTCTCTTTGCAGTAACCCAGTAATTGAACCACATTTCGATGACGAAGACTACTCAAAGTACTGACCTCCAACTCGAATTCTGGGGAACCCTGTTCTGAACCCTTGGAAAGCTTCTTGACAGCAACTTGGACATTTGAATTTGGCAGCTTTCCTAGATAAACCTGACCAAAGCCACCGCTCCCAAGTAGCATTTCTTTTCCAAAACCCTTAGTTGCTTTATGCAGTTCATCGTAAGTAAAACTATGCCAGCCAGTGTTTGGCTCCCAGGATTTTTCAGCAACAGCTTTCATacttttcacacacacacaacccatttatttttggtaacaGATCAAAGGTCACTTGCAGTTCAAATAGCCCCTCTTCCAGCAAGCTAGTAGGCCACTAGAACACACATGCAGGTATTTTGGCAATGATTGAATACTTTTGACTAGTATCCAATCTTGGGTTGGCTTTAAAAGCTGGTGAGAGAGTAATGAGAAGATAATGGATGGGGTATGTGTGTATTGTGAGTGTCTTTATAATGCTtgacctctcttttttttttcttttttctttttttttctttttttaataatttaaaattttttcattcaagggttgaaaataaaaataaactttttaacttttaatatcAGACATTAAAAAGTAGTAGATCCAAACTTAATTATGTAAGTGGCGCATGGGGTTGGACCTGCGGAAGGTGTTATATGCGTCCATTACACCATTTACCCTCTAAAAGGATTATAGGTTAGTGTTTTCAGGTGAAACATTATTACCAAGGTGGGCTTATTTAATTGTTATATAATTAGTCACTATTTTGGGGTACAACGATGTGGATTCTGGAGCACTCTCTTAACATAATAGtagattttaataattaaattcatgatatgAGATTCATTATTTACGTAAAATGAAAAAGTACCACATTATATTGGGAAgaactaaataatttttttgtagaaaTACTATTTTCGTCTCTATATTTTCACCTCATTctcattttgatctctattatataattttaccACATTTAgtccttaaaattaaaaaaaaaaagatctcgTTTTGGTCCTTACTGTCATCTCACTAATGAAAATAGTCTATGTGGCAAATAGAGTGCACCTCTAGCATCCTAAATGTTGACGTcagtattaaaataataataaatttttttatttagcattttaaaaatgccatgtcattaaaaaaataaaatattaatttatcaattttaactaaataaaaaaaatggaaaaaatagaaataaaaatctaaCTTGATATTGAATAAGAATAGACaggaacacaaacccaaaaaattcaacaCCCAAAAACATCTGTTagttatcttaaaaaaaaaaaaaaaaaaaaaagtagatcaacgtcaacacaaaattaaacacaaataaatccaaaataaaacccCTCACATGACACCAAAATATCAAAGttgatcaaatttttttttctactttcaaACCACACTTTTAGCTCAAACTTTTTCTCTCTAAGGTCTTGGGATCTTGGTTTGATGGGTTTGATATGGGTTAGAAATAGAGAGGCTGAGATCGATTTGATCCGGGTTAGAGGGAGATGTTGAGATCGGTTGCTGTCATAGCATGGCTGGTAGCAACACGTGGGTTCAAGATCAACCAAATGGGGAGTAGTTTAAGAACAGTGGTGGTCaagttttaggtttcaaagtaGTTTTGGCGATTGAAGAAGTGTGGGTTTGATGATGTGGGTTTTGATGTATTGGGAGTGGTGGTTTTTGTTCTGCCGATCTTCTTGTTGTGGCCAATGTTTAGTgttaattttctgggtttgtattctttgggttttgaaaattttggattcTCAGAGTTTAGCTAGAAGGATGGAGAGTAGGAAGAAAAGGATGGATACTCAGAGTTGTGGCCATCTTTTTGCTCTTTCATATTTgatagagtttttatttttatcatggggtttattattattttgagtaatTTGATTCCTTTATAGGAAGTTGTAAGTTCAGATGTCATTCCTTACATGTTATTCAcattttttgcttgaaaataagaaaccccaaaaaatcaatcaatgagAATGATTGTGTTTTGAATGACTAAGACAAGAGATTCGGGTTCATTGATATTGTTAAAAGAGTCTTGGAAAACATAGAGAAGGTAAACGGTAATATTCATCTACTAAGAATTAAAAATCGTAGATCTGATGTTAATTTTCtgggattgaaattttttggatttgtgttcttgttcaaatgtttaatgtgttcatgtttaatttatcaattttatctgGGTTTGTCAAGAATGTTTGCATGAATTCTAATGCGTTCATGTTTAATCTGATGTGGATctgaagtttaattttgtgttcttattttcttagtttgtgatctttggtttttaattttgtgttcctaaatctAGGTTTGTATTCCTGTTGTTTTTGTTCAATATAAACTTAGATGTtaattcatgtaattttttttaattttttatttacttaaaattgataaattaatttttttttaatttagatgttgacatgacatttttttaataccaaataaattttattttttatttttttaagagagttttaacctatgacatccgctcctgatgatagctctttatcatcagaccaaaacaccaatcagttttttgtgtaagcgggaattgaaccccagatctcttatacaaccatcagaaattttaccaattgagctaactggaactcacttattattttaatggtcacATCAGCATTTAGCGTGCTAACAGAACACTCCATCTGCCACGTAGACAATTTCTATTAATGAGATAATAGTAAGGATTAAAATAGAacacgtttttttattttagggattAAATGcggtaaaattaaaaagtagagACCAAAATGAGAATGAGGGAAAAATGTAAGGACTATAATAGTATTtctaccataatttttttttgtatttgtattgCTTCTGTATGACATCCTTGAAACTTGGGTCAGAGATAAGGTAATCACGTTGCCATGACATTCTTTATGGGTCTTTTGGATGAGATCGATGGAACATGAAACAACTAGAAGTAGAGCCTCAAGGAATGGAGCTCGAGATCCGCAAGCTTAATAAGAACCTACTATCACAATTACCACTAGGCTATGCTCTGTCGATGTGACTTTCTTGGATTCAagattttacttatttttagtttaaagtGTGAATTTGGTAAGAATAAGGTATGGCTGGTCTAGGTCGGGTTTGTGCTCAGCCCGCAACCGACTCGATCAAATCGGGAGGAGAAGTTCCAAACCTAACCCACCGCCAACCGCAAAAAGCCACCGGTCGAGTTGGATCGAGCTTGGGTGGACAATGGTCAACTTTAATTTTGACCGAAAATACAAAGATCAAACACAAGCCTAAAGAATAAAATCAACGATTCAAAAGATCTACAACTACAAACCCAAAGAACAGATCAACAAACCCAAATAACAGAGAATAGGGAGATGGTACTTGAGAGCTTGAGcctgagagagagaaataatcaTAGATCTGAACTGGTGAGGGCTGGGTGATGGAGGCGAGAGATCAAGTGACTGAGAGTAGAGAGATCAAACTTGAGAGATGCAGGTGATGGACGTGAAGACCAGCTAGCGACATTGCGAACTAAAAACAAAGATCGATGATGACGAGCAAAGATTGGCGAAAAGTAGAGATCAGCGAAGAGTCTGATTGGCGAACTGACGAAGAGCAGAGAAATCATTAGAGCCTTAGAggagagagtgagagtagaAGAATTGAGTGGGTGAGTTCTAAAATTCCTTTTAACCCATTTATAGTGCAATTAGGTCGGGTGCTTCGGGTTTTGGAAGAAAAGACCCGTCGGAATTGGATTTGAAAAGCAAGAACCCACCGCCGACTGCCGAAGTAGTTGGATCGAGCGATGGATAGTTTGGGTCCAATCGATTTGGCCAGTGGGTCAATTCTACGTATTGTTTGGATAGCTTTAGTATAAggtgtaaaacccatgttttataCCGTTTAATAAATGATTGTTATATTAACTTTTTACTTAAAACGCAATACATCTTACTATacataataacatctcaataaattcCCAGTaaagttagatttttaaagggTGTTAAAATTGATTAAGTGTGATTTTACCTATTCTTTAATATGTGCAATGATAATGTGGTATGTTAAGATTGAAGAGGTAAAACTTGGattttacaccacatccttattaaattaaatttatttttcaatttataatattatttaataattttattagaggTTCAAGAATTATACTTTTTACATGTGAATatacaatttattaatttatgttgaaaatgattttattatagacaattttttttttttttaatttgaaagattactaaacacaattttttataacttgtttatacttttattattttctatccttataaaaatggtgaaaattcatatgaaagtttttttttttttttaaatagacatttttaagtaaaatttttttaacgTTTGTCACTTTAatacttttatttgtattttttattattaaattaattataataatatcaTAGTTTGACCTCGATCCaaccttaaaaaccttaaacctATCCCTTTTCTGCTTCATTGAACAGTCCGGTTCTGAAAACCATACTCTCAACTAAAGAGAGCTCCAATAAATACTGGTACAAAGTTTAGCTTTAAACAACTTTGGAGCCTAAGGCTCCAACCATCAATATAGAGATGACCATATTCCTTGTTATGTGCATTAACCTGACCAACCAAGTGAATTATGTGCATTACACATGATAAAACACGTTGTCATCTTATTGGTGGTTGAAATCTAAGGATTCATTTGgttggaaaaatgaaaaagtggaagaaCAGAAAAGATTTACCTTACCTTTATACATGTTTGGTTGAAGGGAAAGAAGCTCTTTCGATTGGTTGAGGAGAAAAGGGGAAGAATAgaaatataaatttactcatatatctttgttacataatatgtaagaaataatttcttttatagtcattaaacaataaaaatattacttATAATCAATTAGTATAGTCCCCCACACAATAGGAGACTATCTACAAGTTCAATAGGTGGAAAAGTtgctctaataataataatacaaattatAGATGaaagcttttgatttttttttttcctaatttttccTTCATATTTGTGTAAACCGACCATAACACATGTATAATATATTTCTTTGGATTTAATTAGATATGAATAAAAATCATTGCTTTAttagaataaatatataataataaaattaaccAGCGAATGTGCTAACGTCTTCCTATACCTACTCTTTTGGTATTCAACAAAGGCTGTCTATTCCACTTTCTAAGGTTCAATATTGGCGGTTTTCCTATACCTACTCTTTTGGTATTCAACAAAGGCGGTCTATTCCACT contains these protein-coding regions:
- the LOC126719880 gene encoding L-type lectin-domain containing receptor kinase S.4-like, which codes for MKAVAEKSWEPNTGWHSFTYDELHKATKGFGKEMLLGSGGFGQVYLGKLPNSNVQVAVKKLSKGSEQGSPEFELEVSTLSSLRHRNVVQLLGYCKENGDLLIVYEYMKHGSLDKHLFKEDQTILSWEKRFKIIKGVASGLLYLHEELEQVIIHRDIKPGNILLDSEFQGKLGDFGLAMQYKRSSDEGILIPTLGIVGTPGYWAPESVSQRIYSAFSDVYAYGVLLIVVLCGKKPNWQALLEELTLVDWVKDKCKEGLNLDVMDPNLKGEFDHRQARLVLKLGLRCLKDDPKTRPTMREVTRVLDDGLFGTQSAVW